Proteins from a single region of Cytophagaceae bacterium:
- a CDS encoding thioredoxin family protein — MKFIKIIVFLFSTIQAFGQIEKPTTWSYETSPKNPKIGDVVEVKLKANIQKDWKLYSSKMSPDIGPLITVISFKNSSDFRLVGGITENPSPAKVYEEIWESDVLIHKKSATFIQKIKILNENTVVNTHIEFQSCTDVDGRCVNGKEDIEIKIKAIPGEKAIEKDSSESSITPVDTPSGTGSAIPEVKESGVGKSTTNTPPTGTEPDSSLWKFLLIAFGAGFASIFMPCIYPIMPMTVSFFTKQKDGKSKAVFYGISIMVIFAIMGLITMLLGAPFLNWLSTHWIPNLIFFIVFILFGVSLLGAFEIVLPHETVNKIDRLGDKGGLIGIFFMALTLVVVSFSCTVPFVGTLLIAAAQGEVMRPVYGMLAFGLPFAMVFSGLAMFPQFLKKMPKSGGWLNELKAVFGFLEFALALKFLSNIDLAYNWHLIHRNIFLVIWIVIAVIIGIYILGYMRMPKDDKIEKLTPSRSIFAIIFFALAIYMTPGVANKPLSLLSGILPPMPVGEHSDEIFDPKLRKLPYNLKGFKDFDDALPYAQSVNKPILIDFTGHACANCRKMEENVWSDPAVNSRLRDNFIIASLYVDDKEELPKEKQYVSKYDNKLKVTIGDKNIDLEISKYNNNAQPFYIIVDTKGEMVVKPQGYCSAEQFIEFLDKGKAEFQSK; from the coding sequence ATGAAATTTATCAAAATAATAGTTTTTCTATTTTCCACAATTCAGGCCTTTGGCCAAATTGAAAAACCAACTACCTGGTCATATGAAACATCTCCGAAAAATCCCAAAATAGGCGATGTCGTGGAAGTGAAATTGAAAGCTAACATACAAAAAGACTGGAAGTTGTATTCATCAAAAATGAGTCCCGATATCGGTCCACTAATTACAGTAATCAGTTTCAAAAATTCCTCGGATTTTAGATTAGTGGGAGGTATAACCGAAAATCCATCCCCTGCAAAGGTTTATGAGGAAATCTGGGAATCTGATGTTTTGATTCATAAAAAATCGGCTACGTTTATTCAGAAGATAAAAATTCTAAATGAAAACACAGTTGTAAACACTCACATCGAGTTCCAGTCATGTACCGATGTCGACGGCAGATGTGTCAACGGAAAAGAAGATATTGAAATAAAAATCAAAGCAATACCTGGTGAAAAGGCAATTGAAAAGGACAGCTCCGAAAGCAGCATTACACCCGTTGATACCCCCTCAGGAACAGGCTCTGCTATTCCTGAAGTGAAAGAATCAGGAGTTGGAAAATCAACAACCAATACACCTCCAACCGGCACAGAACCAGACAGCAGCCTTTGGAAATTTCTATTGATTGCTTTTGGAGCAGGCTTCGCTAGTATTTTCATGCCTTGCATTTACCCTATTATGCCTATGACTGTCAGCTTTTTTACTAAACAAAAAGACGGTAAATCCAAAGCAGTATTTTATGGCATTTCTATTATGGTCATTTTCGCAATCATGGGTCTTATTACTATGTTGCTGGGTGCTCCATTTCTCAACTGGCTCAGCACCCATTGGATCCCCAATCTCATATTTTTTATAGTATTTATATTGTTTGGAGTTTCCCTGTTAGGAGCATTTGAAATCGTTCTACCGCATGAAACTGTCAATAAAATCGATCGTTTAGGCGACAAAGGAGGTCTTATAGGTATTTTCTTTATGGCTCTTACCTTGGTCGTAGTGTCGTTCAGTTGTACGGTGCCATTTGTAGGTACCTTGCTTATAGCAGCGGCTCAGGGCGAAGTCATGCGTCCGGTTTATGGGATGCTCGCTTTTGGATTACCATTTGCCATGGTTTTTTCTGGTTTGGCAATGTTTCCCCAATTTCTCAAAAAGATGCCTAAAAGTGGCGGCTGGCTTAATGAACTCAAAGCTGTCTTTGGTTTTCTCGAATTTGCCCTCGCCCTTAAATTTCTTAGTAACATTGACCTTGCATACAACTGGCATTTAATTCATCGAAACATATTTCTGGTAATCTGGATCGTCATAGCAGTAATCATAGGCATTTACATTCTAGGCTATATGCGTATGCCCAAAGATGATAAAATCGAAAAACTTACACCATCAAGATCCATTTTTGCCATAATATTTTTTGCGTTAGCTATATATATGACACCGGGTGTTGCTAATAAACCACTTAGCCTACTTTCAGGTATTTTGCCTCCCATGCCCGTAGGTGAACATTCTGATGAAATCTTCGATCCTAAACTTCGTAAATTACCCTATAACCTCAAAGGCTTCAAAGACTTTGACGACGCCCTTCCTTATGCACAATCAGTAAATAAACCCATCTTGATTGATTTTACCGGCCATGCTTGTGCCAATTGCCGCAAAATGGAAGAAAACGTTTGGTCCGACCCTGCTGTCAACAGTCGTCTTCGTGATAATTTTATAATTGCCTCACTTTATGTTGATGATAAAGAAGAGCTACCTAAAGAAAAACAATACGTTTCCAAATATGACAATAAGTTAAAAGTTACCATCGGAGACAAAAATATAGATCTCGAAATCAGCAAATACAACAATAACGCTCAACCTTTTTATATCATTGTTGATACAAAAGGAGAAATGGTAGTAAAACCGCAGGGATATTGCAGTGCAGAACAATTCATTGAATTCCTTGATAAAGGTAAAGCAGAATTTCAATCAAAATGA
- a CDS encoding type IX secretion system membrane protein PorP/SprF, whose protein sequence is MKRFFKVILLSCITTLAMGQDPQFTQFYAAPLYHNPAFTGSGYAPRLIFNYRNQWPSLGANFVTTVVSVDHFIDKANSGVGIMMVDDAQGPRISNREIGLLYSYQMALGGKNSLRMGLQGSYSKRGFDPSGLIFGDQLTNSGVSGSSSDPILSELLNYVDFLDVGTGFLFYNPKLFLGVSAYHLTEPSNSFAESSSISTVSGCENGDCLPRKIMVNGGFNINLSHLLTAAGNADREFTITPTFLYKKQGQFSQFDVSMYATYTPLTLGLSYRGIPLRKVFNKFPNQDAVAALVGFRMDNFSIGYSYDLTISGLGAGSGGSHEISFSYQLDKFESERTPYIRQRKKELSCPKF, encoded by the coding sequence ATGAAAAGATTTTTTAAAGTAATATTACTCTCGTGTATCACCACGTTGGCTATGGGTCAAGATCCGCAGTTTACGCAGTTTTATGCAGCACCTCTGTATCACAATCCGGCATTTACCGGCTCTGGTTATGCACCCAGACTAATATTCAATTATCGGAATCAATGGCCTTCACTTGGAGCCAATTTCGTTACTACAGTTGTTTCTGTGGATCATTTTATTGACAAGGCAAATTCCGGTGTCGGTATTATGATGGTTGACGATGCACAAGGTCCGAGAATTTCAAATCGCGAAATAGGCTTATTATATTCATATCAAATGGCACTTGGAGGGAAAAACTCATTGAGAATGGGACTTCAAGGTAGTTATTCTAAAAGAGGTTTTGACCCGTCAGGTTTAATCTTTGGAGATCAGTTGACCAATTCGGGGGTGTCTGGAAGTTCGAGTGACCCCATTTTAAGTGAACTGCTGAATTATGTTGACTTTTTGGATGTTGGAACCGGTTTTTTATTTTATAATCCAAAACTATTTCTTGGCGTTTCGGCCTACCATCTGACCGAACCATCTAATTCATTTGCAGAAAGTAGTTCAATCAGTACCGTTTCGGGTTGTGAAAACGGAGACTGTCTTCCGAGAAAAATTATGGTAAACGGGGGTTTTAATATTAACTTAAGTCATCTTCTGACTGCCGCTGGCAATGCAGACAGAGAATTCACCATCACTCCAACCTTTTTATATAAAAAACAAGGTCAGTTTTCACAGTTTGATGTTTCAATGTACGCTACATATACACCTCTTACTTTAGGTTTGTCCTACAGAGGTATTCCACTCAGAAAGGTCTTTAATAAGTTTCCTAATCAGGACGCTGTAGCGGCACTTGTCGGCTTCAGAATGGACAATTTCTCAATAGGATATAGTTATGACCTTACTATCTCGGGCTTAGGTGCCGGCTCCGGAGGTTCTCATGAGATATCGTTTTCTTATCAGTTAGATAAATTCGAAAGTGAACGTACTCCATATATCAGGCAGCGTAAAAAAGAATTGTCTTGCCCTAAATTTTAG
- a CDS encoding gliding motility-associated C-terminal domain-containing protein, with translation MFKKCPKYYFLTFLLLAGMVEGFAQFYVGKACVIADPAAQPVSGQSTCYPMTDFFDLDRSSVLSEWDFGDGNLMTGRSVYNGFTMPGNYMVNLRKTYADGTISNYSENVIVGTFPQQPMFNDKLETDTTVCEDVKLKLDPFKGFSPGNISYLWFPGGETTSTLEVTENGCYSVEVKDNVSGCSRSARIKVKFCLKESQQQQGSEKWYFGDGGSLEFSFYADSTLQDSLETDGSLSPEPDYTEPGYNPSENNPASPINSNEAVAMVFDQSTNMVLYTDGKKIYSGLDDTEIPNQDGSTFALNLPQTSQGLLIMPKGSCNSCKFDQYYVYYVNPTDQTLYYSIVDMRYNNKKGAVTESNIPLLYPVSEKMVGFRTQDDSTYAFFSYDQKKDKINTVRISDTGFTITETGLGIGASPESASGYISISENQRKIAFGYVNGGRNHVLIYDVNPGTLALSNPVDVDLGINSPPQVYGLAFSSTGNILYVTLKGDLTNGTPSYLYQLPILGNDAAQINAQKILISQSTSDLFGALMLGPVLEPGTKYLYMSIEGKNYVAYIQDPDEIGNANTIGFSLRPGSAEPGAEIDGTAKLGFPNIVGAAKEQDGEGLSANYSGNCQNSPTILTSQGICSPMKNEYTWFLADGTKLSGQNVSHVFTEPGWQEVKLVVKVINESKIKVPGVGGQLVDQITETDCKEIEYNGRFYIKPAPITNFRDPIFICMNQGETERVNANATGGNTFSYRWMTSQSTFLSSASYRDFNIANSDPNDPLIYKIEVVNDYGCTSLRDFKVLPGCDPILFIPEVFTPNGDNFNPDFEISIDNYSDYDLKIYNRWGEIVFESKDPNEKWDGKVRGKIYGNQLYPYVLNYRPKYDIAGKILTKKGTVIVLK, from the coding sequence ATGTTTAAAAAATGCCCAAAATATTATTTTCTTACTTTCTTGCTTTTAGCAGGAATGGTGGAAGGCTTTGCTCAATTCTACGTAGGAAAGGCATGTGTTATAGCAGACCCAGCAGCTCAACCTGTCTCCGGCCAATCCACTTGTTACCCAATGACCGATTTTTTTGATTTGGATCGCAGTTCGGTTTTATCAGAATGGGACTTTGGCGATGGCAACTTAATGACCGGTAGGAGTGTATATAATGGATTTACAATGCCTGGAAACTATATGGTTAATCTAAGAAAAACATATGCTGACGGGACAATCTCCAATTATTCTGAAAATGTTATTGTTGGCACATTTCCACAACAGCCAATGTTTAACGACAAACTTGAAACAGATACTACTGTATGTGAAGATGTAAAACTTAAGTTGGATCCTTTTAAAGGTTTTTCTCCGGGAAATATTAGTTACCTATGGTTCCCCGGAGGAGAAACAACTTCGACCCTTGAGGTCACCGAAAATGGTTGCTATAGTGTAGAAGTAAAAGATAATGTAAGCGGATGCAGCAGATCGGCCAGGATAAAAGTAAAGTTCTGTTTGAAAGAAAGTCAACAACAACAAGGTAGCGAAAAGTGGTATTTTGGAGATGGGGGTAGTTTAGAATTTTCATTTTATGCTGATTCCACGCTACAAGATTCTTTGGAAACAGACGGAAGCCTTAGCCCGGAGCCAGATTATACCGAGCCGGGTTATAATCCAAGTGAAAACAATCCGGCAAGCCCAATAAATAGCAATGAGGCCGTAGCTATGGTATTTGATCAAAGCACCAACATGGTTTTATATACTGATGGTAAAAAAATATATTCCGGCCTTGATGATACCGAAATACCCAATCAAGATGGAAGTACTTTTGCTCTAAACTTGCCACAGACGTCTCAAGGATTATTAATTATGCCTAAAGGCAGTTGTAATTCCTGTAAATTTGACCAATACTATGTTTATTATGTAAATCCAACTGACCAAACACTGTATTATTCAATCGTTGATATGCGGTACAATAATAAAAAAGGTGCTGTTACAGAATCTAACATTCCTCTTTTATACCCTGTTAGTGAAAAAATGGTGGGTTTCAGGACCCAGGATGACTCCACCTATGCATTCTTTTCATATGATCAGAAAAAAGATAAAATTAATACCGTAAGAATCTCAGACACTGGATTCACTATTACAGAAACCGGTTTAGGAATTGGGGCATCGCCCGAAAGTGCTTCGGGATATATTTCAATCTCTGAAAATCAGAGAAAAATTGCATTTGGGTATGTAAACGGCGGAAGAAATCATGTTTTGATTTATGATGTAAATCCTGGCACCTTAGCTCTTTCTAATCCGGTTGATGTAGATCTTGGAATAAATTCTCCTCCCCAGGTCTATGGACTGGCGTTTTCGTCAACAGGAAATATACTATATGTAACTTTAAAAGGCGACCTTACCAATGGTACACCCTCATATTTATACCAACTGCCCATTTTGGGAAATGATGCCGCTCAAATTAATGCTCAAAAAATTTTAATTAGCCAATCGACTTCTGACTTATTCGGAGCCCTGATGTTAGGACCTGTATTAGAACCAGGCACAAAGTATTTATATATGAGCATAGAAGGAAAAAACTATGTGGCATATATACAGGACCCCGATGAAATTGGAAATGCAAATACGATTGGGTTTTCATTAAGGCCCGGAAGTGCAGAGCCCGGAGCAGAAATAGATGGAACTGCAAAACTAGGCTTCCCTAATATCGTTGGAGCCGCAAAAGAACAGGATGGTGAAGGTTTATCGGCCAATTATAGTGGAAATTGCCAAAATAGCCCTACCATATTGACTTCTCAAGGAATTTGTTCTCCCATGAAAAATGAATATACATGGTTCCTTGCAGATGGCACAAAACTATCAGGCCAAAATGTTAGTCATGTATTTACCGAACCGGGATGGCAGGAGGTAAAATTGGTAGTAAAAGTAATAAATGAGTCTAAAATAAAAGTTCCGGGTGTGGGGGGGCAGCTAGTTGACCAAATAACTGAAACAGATTGTAAAGAAATAGAATATAACGGGAGATTTTATATAAAACCCGCACCAATTACCAATTTTCGAGATCCTATATTTATTTGCATGAATCAGGGCGAAACGGAAAGAGTAAATGCTAATGCCACCGGAGGAAACACCTTTTCTTACCGATGGATGACCAGCCAAAGTACCTTTCTTAGTTCTGCCTCTTACCGTGATTTCAATATTGCAAATTCTGACCCTAACGACCCTTTGATTTATAAAATTGAGGTTGTAAACGACTACGGTTGTACATCATTGAGAGACTTTAAAGTACTTCCAGGTTGTGACCCCATACTATTTATTCCGGAAGTTTTTACACCGAATGGGGATAATTTCAACCCAGATTTTGAAATAAGTATAGATAATTATAGTGACTATGACCTGAAAATTTATAACCGCTGGGGAGAAATAGTTTTTGAATCAAAAGACCCAAATGAAAAATGGGATGGTAAAGTAAGAGGTAAAATTTATGGCAACCAACTTTATCCTTATGTCCTAAATTACCGACCAAAATATGATATCGCAGGCAAAATATTAACTAAAAAAGGGACAGTGATTGTTCTCAAATAA
- the ruvB gene encoding Holliday junction branch migration DNA helicase RuvB, giving the protein MRQDFLTGDTDGMSPVDKDIEKALRPISFEDFAGQDKILENLKIFVQAAKMRNEALDHVLLHGPPGLGKTTLSHIVANELGANLKITSGPVLDKPSDLAGLLTSLESNDVLFIDEIHRLNPIVEEYLYSAMEDYKIDIMLDSGPNARSVQIGLNPFTLVGATTRSGLLTSPLRARFGINARLEYYDAVLLSKIIKRSSEILNTPIDENGAFEIARRSRGTPRIANNLLRRTRDFAQVKGKGIITVEIAQMALTALEVDEDGLDEMDNKILMTIVEKYKGGPVGLSTIATAVGEEAETIEEVYEPFLIKEGFLKRTARGREATEKAYKHLNIVPKYRAGELF; this is encoded by the coding sequence ATGCGTCAAGACTTTTTAACAGGTGATACCGATGGAATGAGTCCGGTGGATAAAGATATTGAGAAGGCTCTCAGACCGATATCTTTTGAAGATTTTGCCGGTCAGGACAAAATTTTGGAAAACCTGAAGATATTTGTTCAAGCTGCAAAAATGCGTAATGAAGCACTCGACCATGTATTGCTTCATGGACCTCCGGGATTGGGGAAAACCACCTTGTCGCATATTGTTGCCAACGAACTTGGAGCAAATCTTAAGATTACCTCCGGACCGGTTTTGGATAAACCCAGCGATTTAGCGGGTCTTTTGACTTCATTAGAGTCAAACGATGTGCTTTTTATTGATGAGATACACAGGCTCAACCCCATAGTGGAAGAATATCTGTATTCAGCTATGGAAGATTACAAGATCGACATCATGCTCGATAGCGGACCCAATGCCCGAAGTGTTCAGATTGGGCTCAATCCCTTTACATTGGTGGGTGCTACTACCCGATCCGGCTTATTGACGTCACCATTGAGGGCAAGATTTGGAATAAATGCACGACTGGAGTATTATGACGCAGTATTATTGTCAAAAATAATAAAACGATCATCCGAAATTCTGAACACTCCCATAGACGAAAACGGGGCGTTCGAAATTGCCCGCCGAAGCCGTGGTACTCCTCGTATTGCCAACAATCTTTTACGTAGGACACGTGATTTTGCCCAGGTTAAAGGCAAGGGAATAATCACTGTAGAGATTGCACAAATGGCACTGACCGCATTGGAAGTAGATGAAGACGGTCTGGATGAAATGGACAATAAGATTTTGATGACCATTGTAGAAAAATATAAAGGTGGCCCGGTAGGTTTATCCACCATTGCCACAGCAGTAGGTGAAGAAGCCGAAACTATCGAAGAGGTTTATGAGCCATTTTTGATCAAAGAAGGTTTTCTGAAACGTACCGCAAGAGGCAGAGAAGCAACAGAAAAGGCATACAAACATCTCAACATTGTTCCAAAATATAGGGCCGGTGAGTTATTTTGA
- a CDS encoding glycogen synthase — MAIPKLKKEQQETIKVEKKETQKPILFEVAWEVCNQVGGIYTVIRSKVPAMVEEWGDNYCLIGPYFPQTAAIEFERQDDDDSVFSNAAQDLREQGFDVFYGRWLVTGNPRIILVDFNNILPTVDALKFNLWERHKISTINCEELVNKVIAFGEMIRKYISHFVGSYAKKQECVAHFHEWMASTALIDLRKDKVPVATVFTTHATMLGRYIAGNVSDFYEQLPRYNWEAEAKSYGIEAQAGIERQSAQLCHVLTTVSDVTAKECEVFFGRSCDIILPNGLNITRFAATHEFQNLHLKYKQKINQFVMGHFFQSYSWDLDNTLYFFTSGRYEFKNKGYDLTLEALKRLNFKIVQAGLDTTVVMFLITKNPVYSIDPQVLQSRAVMEEIRQTCESIEKEIGEHLFYESASNEDPHMPDLNKFVSEYWQLRLRRTIQTWRTKTLPHTVTHLLKQPDEISEFFKKTNLMNHQQDRVKFVYHPDFISPTNPLFGLEYSQFVRGCHLGVFPSYYEPWGYTPLECVVRGIPTVTSDLSGFGDFMMQLMDDHENVGVYVVNRKDKNFDKAADQLANIMFKFVTMSRRERIMQRNKVENISDVFDWTNLRAYYDTAHDLALKKKSVGKN; from the coding sequence ATGGCAATTCCAAAACTAAAAAAAGAACAACAAGAGACCATAAAAGTTGAAAAAAAGGAAACCCAAAAACCGATACTTTTTGAAGTGGCATGGGAAGTCTGTAATCAGGTAGGTGGCATATACACTGTAATACGATCGAAAGTACCGGCTATGGTAGAAGAATGGGGTGATAATTATTGCCTTATTGGACCATATTTTCCTCAAACTGCTGCGATAGAATTTGAACGCCAGGATGATGACGACTCAGTTTTTTCAAATGCCGCCCAAGATTTACGTGAACAGGGTTTTGATGTTTTTTATGGCCGCTGGCTGGTAACCGGCAATCCCAGAATAATACTGGTGGATTTTAATAATATCCTACCCACTGTTGACGCTTTAAAGTTTAATCTTTGGGAAAGACATAAAATATCGACCATCAATTGCGAAGAGCTTGTCAATAAAGTAATTGCCTTTGGCGAAATGATTCGAAAATATATAAGTCATTTTGTGGGCTCTTATGCCAAAAAACAAGAATGCGTGGCTCATTTTCATGAATGGATGGCTTCTACGGCATTGATCGACTTAAGGAAAGACAAGGTCCCTGTTGCCACTGTTTTTACAACTCACGCCACTATGTTAGGTAGGTATATTGCCGGTAACGTGAGTGATTTTTACGAACAACTTCCTCGATATAATTGGGAGGCTGAAGCCAAAAGTTATGGCATTGAAGCCCAGGCAGGAATTGAAAGGCAGTCGGCCCAACTATGCCATGTGTTGACTACTGTAAGTGATGTGACAGCCAAAGAATGTGAAGTGTTTTTTGGAAGAAGTTGCGATATAATATTACCAAATGGTCTCAACATCACTCGTTTTGCGGCAACACATGAATTTCAAAACCTACACCTCAAATACAAACAAAAAATCAATCAGTTTGTGATGGGGCATTTTTTCCAAAGTTATTCCTGGGATTTAGATAATACTTTATATTTCTTTACTTCGGGCCGATATGAATTTAAAAACAAAGGCTACGATCTTACGCTGGAAGCACTAAAAAGACTAAACTTTAAAATAGTTCAAGCTGGTCTTGACACTACAGTAGTTATGTTTTTGATAACCAAAAATCCGGTGTATTCCATTGATCCTCAGGTATTACAATCAAGAGCAGTGATGGAAGAAATAAGGCAGACCTGCGAGTCAATTGAAAAAGAAATCGGGGAACATTTGTTCTATGAATCTGCATCGAATGAAGACCCACACATGCCCGATTTAAACAAGTTTGTTAGTGAATACTGGCAGTTGCGATTAAGAAGAACTATTCAAACCTGGAGAACAAAAACTCTTCCACATACTGTCACTCACCTTTTAAAACAGCCAGATGAGATTTCTGAATTCTTCAAAAAAACCAATTTGATGAATCACCAGCAGGACAGGGTCAAATTTGTTTATCATCCTGACTTTATTTCACCCACCAACCCTCTGTTTGGTCTTGAATACAGCCAGTTTGTAAGGGGCTGCCATTTGGGAGTTTTTCCTAGTTATTATGAGCCTTGGGGATATACGCCACTTGAATGTGTGGTTCGTGGAATACCCACCGTAACCAGTGACCTTTCGGGCTTTGGAGACTTTATGATGCAGCTAATGGACGACCACGAAAACGTAGGTGTTTATGTGGTTAACCGCAAAGACAAAAACTTTGACAAAGCCGCCGACCAGCTTGCAAATATCATGTTTAAGTTTGTAACTATGAGCCGCAGAGAGCGTATCATGCAACGTAATAAAGTTGAAAACATTTCCGATGTATTTGACTGGACCAATCTGCGAGCCTATTACGACACCGCTCATGATTTGGCATTGAAGAAAAAATCAGTAGGAAAAAATTAA
- the plsY gene encoding glycerol-3-phosphate 1-O-acyltransferase PlsY, with protein MISTIGLFILAYLLGSIPTAVWYAKYFHNVDIREHGSKNAGATNSLRVLGKKAGIIVLLIDAMKGLIPVLVSKYLEMPDTTAFLIGLTSVFGHLFPIFSGFKGGKGVATSLGVIIAVSPFGALISLIAFVVVVFLTGYVSLSSLVAALVFVVYFLILSHNLLMSAIAFALFMLLIYTHRANIKRLIDGTENKFTRKKSS; from the coding sequence ATGATTTCAACAATTGGTTTATTTATACTGGCTTATCTTTTAGGTTCAATTCCTACTGCTGTTTGGTATGCAAAATACTTTCATAATGTTGATATAAGAGAGCATGGAAGCAAAAACGCCGGAGCCACCAATTCGTTAAGGGTATTAGGTAAAAAAGCCGGCATTATTGTACTTCTTATAGATGCCATGAAAGGCTTGATTCCGGTTTTAGTTTCAAAATACCTGGAAATGCCAGATACAACCGCATTTTTAATTGGCTTAACTAGTGTATTCGGACATTTATTCCCCATTTTTTCAGGCTTTAAAGGAGGAAAAGGCGTTGCAACATCACTTGGTGTAATAATAGCGGTGTCGCCATTTGGTGCATTAATCAGCCTGATAGCTTTTGTTGTGGTTGTATTTCTTACTGGTTATGTTTCGTTAAGTTCTTTAGTGGCTGCCCTTGTATTTGTAGTATATTTCCTGATACTTTCTCACAATTTACTAATGTCAGCAATTGCATTTGCATTATTTATGTTATTGATATACACGCACCGTGCCAATATAAAAAGATTGATAGATGGTACAGAAAACAAGTTCACAAGAAAAAAATCTTCTTAA
- the recO gene encoding DNA repair protein RecO, whose amino-acid sequence MLFKTKGIVISFIPYRETSIIVKIYTEAFGIQTYIENGVRSAKGKNRIALFQPLTLLELVVYHDHKKEIHRIAEIKCNYPFQTLSTEIIKTTIGIFMNEVLSHSLKEHEANPSLFSFLENTLKYLDHQELHVENFHLVFLYKYCNYLGFGPENASEIAAQLLEQGVPVKSEEREIIGRFDFINFGDEVKINRQQRSKVLEYLLFFYKIHLDGFGDMKSLNILKEVLD is encoded by the coding sequence ATGCTATTTAAAACCAAAGGGATAGTAATCAGCTTTATTCCATACCGTGAAACGAGTATCATTGTAAAAATATACACTGAGGCATTTGGGATTCAAACCTATATTGAAAACGGCGTCAGAAGTGCTAAGGGCAAGAACAGAATCGCTTTATTTCAACCCTTGACCTTGCTTGAATTAGTGGTTTACCATGATCATAAAAAGGAGATTCACAGAATTGCCGAAATAAAATGCAATTACCCTTTTCAGACTCTTTCAACTGAAATTATTAAGACCACTATAGGGATTTTTATGAATGAGGTTTTGAGCCATAGTCTGAAAGAACACGAGGCAAATCCTTCTCTTTTTAGCTTTTTGGAAAATACCTTAAAATATCTTGATCATCAGGAACTTCATGTTGAAAATTTCCATCTGGTTTTTTTGTATAAATATTGTAATTACTTGGGATTTGGGCCAGAAAATGCCTCAGAAATTGCAGCTCAATTACTGGAGCAGGGCGTGCCGGTTAAGTCTGAAGAAAGAGAAATTATCGGAAGATTTGACTTTATTAATTTTGGGGATGAAGTCAAAATAAACCGCCAACAGAGGTCTAAGGTTTTAGAGTATTTATTGTTTTTTTATAAGATTCATTTAGATGGTTTCGGCGACATGAAATCACTAAATATTTTGAAAGAAGTATTGGATTAA
- a CDS encoding heme-copper oxidase subunit III produces MTENIFSKRREPFIFMLYLGIGGSILLFSGVFLIFFRNEINSFDFKVIVPGAMWLSTLVIVLSSIAMYFSIKHIEKQDFTAFRQSLTFSYLLGYFFIFSQIIGWYKLLYNSRLELNLNSSNAIMFVLSLLHVVHTGIGLIAFSLVLRKVFKNKRFEDSLVYSVNPPNVLNLSLMSKFWYFLAILWIIIFSFIVYHAI; encoded by the coding sequence ATGACAGAAAACATTTTTTCAAAACGAAGGGAGCCATTTATTTTCATGCTTTATCTGGGTATTGGAGGTAGTATTTTGCTTTTTTCAGGTGTCTTTTTAATTTTTTTCAGGAATGAAATTAATAGTTTTGATTTTAAAGTTATAGTGCCGGGAGCTATGTGGCTGAGTACTTTGGTAATTGTCCTTAGTAGTATTGCGATGTATTTTTCTATAAAACATATTGAAAAACAAGATTTCACTGCCTTCAGGCAGTCGCTTACTTTTAGCTATTTGCTTGGATATTTTTTTATTTTTTCGCAAATAATTGGTTGGTATAAATTGCTATATAACAGTCGTTTAGAACTTAATCTAAATTCCAGCAATGCGATTATGTTTGTGTTGTCATTATTGCATGTTGTTCATACCGGAATAGGATTGATAGCTTTTAGCCTTGTTTTGAGAAAAGTGTTTAAAAACAAAAGATTTGAAGATTCATTGGTTTATAGTGTCAATCCTCCCAATGTACTCAATCTAAGCCTGATGAGCAAGTTCTGGTATTTTCTGGCGATTCTCTGGATAATTATTTTTTCATTTATAGTATATCATGCTATTTAA